In Nocardia yunnanensis, one DNA window encodes the following:
- a CDS encoding alpha/beta hydrolase family protein, protein MGDRWRGFRAVGVLVGVLAATLITAPSGTATPADSVSMRPVSLTVDGETATGRVYEPDGGARGLIVAVHGHDGSAADFPEYLSSIVRATGAALITMDQRSESSVWRTGEWNVWAGWRDTVAATQWYRGDHPGGPTILWGWSQGGVTSGLAAAYAPPGTYDYWVDTFGHAGDVTAWLEANLAGKSLRPEIERDAGNCTPFTCPQAYIDRSPVLMANRIAVARAILLHGTADPLVPYSSSLEMRAALTLAGKPTSMYTIATGRDLQGNIVPGDHGINPVFFESGCVVQRLLLDTEPLTGTPDYYIDAATNTNTAPPAPPNAKCAA, encoded by the coding sequence TCGCGGCGACGCTGATCACGGCGCCGTCCGGAACGGCCACGCCCGCCGACAGCGTCTCGATGCGCCCCGTCAGCCTCACCGTCGACGGCGAGACCGCCACCGGCCGCGTCTACGAACCCGACGGCGGCGCACGGGGTTTGATCGTCGCCGTGCACGGGCACGACGGCAGCGCCGCCGACTTCCCGGAGTACCTGAGCTCGATCGTCCGCGCCACCGGCGCGGCTCTGATCACCATGGACCAGCGGTCCGAGAGCAGTGTCTGGCGCACCGGCGAATGGAACGTGTGGGCCGGCTGGCGCGACACCGTCGCCGCCACCCAGTGGTATCGCGGCGACCATCCCGGTGGCCCCACCATCCTGTGGGGCTGGAGCCAAGGCGGTGTCACCAGCGGCCTCGCCGCCGCCTACGCGCCGCCCGGCACCTACGACTACTGGGTCGACACCTTCGGCCACGCCGGCGACGTGACCGCCTGGCTGGAAGCCAATCTCGCCGGCAAATCCCTCCGCCCCGAAATCGAACGCGACGCCGGCAACTGCACCCCCTTCACCTGCCCCCAGGCCTACATCGACCGCTCCCCGGTCCTCATGGCCAACCGCATCGCCGTCGCCCGCGCCATCCTCCTGCACGGCACCGCCGACCCCCTGGTCCCCTACTCCTCCTCCCTCGAAATGCGAGCCGCCCTCACCCTCGCCGGCAAACCCACCTCCATGTACACCATCGCCACCGGCCGAGACCTCCAGGGCAACATCGTCCCCGGCGACCACGGCATCAACCCCGTCTTCTTCGAATCCGGCTGCGTAGTCCAACGCCTCCTCCTCGACACCGAACCCCTCACCGGCACCCCCGACTACTACATAGACGCCGCCACCAACACCAACACCGCCCCACCCGCCCCACCCAACGCCAAATGCGCCGCCTGA